A part of Hippopotamus amphibius kiboko isolate mHipAmp2 chromosome 16, mHipAmp2.hap2, whole genome shotgun sequence genomic DNA contains:
- the PPM1N gene encoding probable protein phosphatase 1N isoform X2 → MAALARLLERLLWPARKVKEVEEEEEGRSSPDGPQSLLDAPRCAQRPHGGAAASWGLRFGASAVQGWRAHMEDAHCAWLALPGLPPGWAFFAVLDGHGGARAALFGARHLPGHVLEALGPAPCEPEGVCEALRRAFLSADARLRALWPRGEPGGSTAVVLLVSPRFLYLAHCGDSRAMLSRAGAVAFSTEDHRPLRPRERERIHDAGGTIRRRRLEGSLAVSRALGDFAYKEAPGRPPELQLVSSEPEVTALARRAEDEFMLLASDGVWDAMSGSALAGLVASRLFLGLAPELLCAQLLDTCLCKGSLDNMTCILVCFPGAPRPCEEAIKKELVLDAALGRRVAELCAAAQEPPSLNTVFRTLASEDIPDLPPGGGLYCKATVIAEAYSQFCQASGVRWVKGQNGAEKPPGTHSSSALDLEA, encoded by the exons ATGGCGGCCCTTGCGCGCCTGCTGGAACGTCTCCTCTGGCCAGCTCGCAAGGtaaaggaggtggaggaggaagaggaggggcgcAGCTCTCCCGACGGGCCTCAGTCTCTCCTGGACGCGCCGCGATGCGCCCAGCGGCCGCACGGGGGTGCGGCGGCGTCGTGGGGCCTGCGCTTCGGGGCGAGCGCAGTGCAGGGCTGGCGCGCACACATGGAGGACGCGCACTGCGCTTGGCTTGCGCTCCCTGGGCTGCCCCCGGGCTGGGCTTTCTTCGCGGTCCTCGACGGCCACGGCGGGGCGCGAGCCGCCCTCTTCGGCGCGCGCCACCTGCCGGGCCACGTGCTCGAGGCGCTGGGCCCAGCGCCCTGCGAGCCGGAGGGCGTGTGCGAGGCACTGCGCCGCGCCTTTCTGAGCGCAGACGCACGCCTGCGTGCGCTCTGGCCCCGCGGCGAGCCGGGCGGCTCAACTGCCGTGGTATTGTTGGTTTCCCCGCGCTTTCTGTACCTGGCGCACTGTGGTGACTCCCGCGCGATGCTGAGTCGCGCCGGCGCCGTGGCCTTCAGCACCGAGGACCATCGGCCCCTCCGTCCCAGGGAACGCGAGCGCATTCATGACGCGGGCGGCACCATCCGCCGCCGGCGCCTCGAGGGCTCGCTGGCAGTGTCCCGAGCACTGGGAGACTTTGCCTACAAAGAGGCACCGGGAAGACCCCCTGAACTGCAGCTCGTTTCTTCGGAGCCTGAGGTGACCGCCCTGGCACGCCGGGCCGAGGATGAATTCATGCTCCTGGCCTCTGATGGCGTGTGGGACGCGATGTCTGGCTCTGCCCTGGCGGGACTGGTGGCATCGCGCCTCTTCTTGGGCTTGGCCCCAGAGCTTCTCTGCGCGCAGCTGTTGGACACGTGTCTATGCAAG GGCAGCCTGGACAACATGACCTGCATTCTGGTCTGCTTCCCGGGGGCCCCCAGGCCTTGTGAGGaggccatcaagaaggagctagTGCTGGACGCAGCCCTGGGACGCAGGGTTGCAG AGCTATGTGCCGCTGCCCAGGAGCCCCCCAGCTTGAACACAGTTTTCAGAACTCTGGCCTCTGAGGACATCCCAGATTTACCTCCTGGGGGAGGGCTCTACTGCAA GGCCACAGTCATCGCTGAAGCTTATTCTCAGTTCTGCCAGGCCTCAGGAGTGCGCTGGGTG AAGGGGCAGAACGGGGCTGAGAAGCCTCCTGGCACCCATTCAAGCTCTGCCTTGGACTTGGAGGCCTGA
- the PPM1N gene encoding probable protein phosphatase 1N isoform X1, with protein MAALARLLERLLWPARKVKEVEEEEEGRSSPDGPQSLLDAPRCAQRPHGGAAASWGLRFGASAVQGWRAHMEDAHCAWLALPGLPPGWAFFAVLDGHGGARAALFGARHLPGHVLEALGPAPCEPEGVCEALRRAFLSADARLRALWPRGEPGGSTAVVLLVSPRFLYLAHCGDSRAMLSRAGAVAFSTEDHRPLRPRERERIHDAGGTIRRRRLEGSLAVSRALGDFAYKEAPGRPPELQLVSSEPEVTALARRAEDEFMLLASDGVWDAMSGSALAGLVASRLFLGLAPELLCAQLLDTCLCKGSLDNMTCILVCFPGAPRPCEEAIKKELVLDAALGRRVAELCAAAQEPPSLNTVFRTLASEDIPDLPPGGGLYCKRGRTGLRSLLAPIQALPWTWRPDSCHSLGTLSPAGASMELRKKKLPFPSYAD; from the exons ATGGCGGCCCTTGCGCGCCTGCTGGAACGTCTCCTCTGGCCAGCTCGCAAGGtaaaggaggtggaggaggaagaggaggggcgcAGCTCTCCCGACGGGCCTCAGTCTCTCCTGGACGCGCCGCGATGCGCCCAGCGGCCGCACGGGGGTGCGGCGGCGTCGTGGGGCCTGCGCTTCGGGGCGAGCGCAGTGCAGGGCTGGCGCGCACACATGGAGGACGCGCACTGCGCTTGGCTTGCGCTCCCTGGGCTGCCCCCGGGCTGGGCTTTCTTCGCGGTCCTCGACGGCCACGGCGGGGCGCGAGCCGCCCTCTTCGGCGCGCGCCACCTGCCGGGCCACGTGCTCGAGGCGCTGGGCCCAGCGCCCTGCGAGCCGGAGGGCGTGTGCGAGGCACTGCGCCGCGCCTTTCTGAGCGCAGACGCACGCCTGCGTGCGCTCTGGCCCCGCGGCGAGCCGGGCGGCTCAACTGCCGTGGTATTGTTGGTTTCCCCGCGCTTTCTGTACCTGGCGCACTGTGGTGACTCCCGCGCGATGCTGAGTCGCGCCGGCGCCGTGGCCTTCAGCACCGAGGACCATCGGCCCCTCCGTCCCAGGGAACGCGAGCGCATTCATGACGCGGGCGGCACCATCCGCCGCCGGCGCCTCGAGGGCTCGCTGGCAGTGTCCCGAGCACTGGGAGACTTTGCCTACAAAGAGGCACCGGGAAGACCCCCTGAACTGCAGCTCGTTTCTTCGGAGCCTGAGGTGACCGCCCTGGCACGCCGGGCCGAGGATGAATTCATGCTCCTGGCCTCTGATGGCGTGTGGGACGCGATGTCTGGCTCTGCCCTGGCGGGACTGGTGGCATCGCGCCTCTTCTTGGGCTTGGCCCCAGAGCTTCTCTGCGCGCAGCTGTTGGACACGTGTCTATGCAAG GGCAGCCTGGACAACATGACCTGCATTCTGGTCTGCTTCCCGGGGGCCCCCAGGCCTTGTGAGGaggccatcaagaaggagctagTGCTGGACGCAGCCCTGGGACGCAGGGTTGCAG AGCTATGTGCCGCTGCCCAGGAGCCCCCCAGCTTGAACACAGTTTTCAGAACTCTGGCCTCTGAGGACATCCCAGATTTACCTCCTGGGGGAGGGCTCTACTGCAA AAGGGGCAGAACGGGGCTGAGAAGCCTCCTGGCACCCATTCAAGCTCTGCCTTGGACTTGGAGGCCTGACAGCTGTCATTCTTTGGGGACCCTCAGCCCAGCTGGGGCCT